The Burkholderia pyrrocinia genome includes a region encoding these proteins:
- the hutC gene encoding histidine utilization repressor, which translates to MNETEQQLAGRPASAPGDGVPARALPAYQQIKRYVVERIANGDWKPGGAIPTEAELVKEFGVARMTVSRALRELTAERVLTRIQGAGTFVERRHYESTVLEIRNIADEIAERGHRHSARVLLIESSDDQEAIEALGLRSGPVFHSRIVHYEEGEPIQFEDRYVNPALFPAYLEQDFTVETPNHYMVRLAPIQRAEFRIYAQKPDAQVRRHLVMEIGEPCLLLRRRTWVGEDVATSVRLWHPASRFHLAGKV; encoded by the coding sequence ATGAACGAAACGGAACAACAACTTGCCGGCCGGCCGGCGAGTGCACCGGGCGACGGTGTGCCGGCGCGCGCGTTGCCGGCCTACCAGCAGATCAAGCGCTACGTCGTCGAGCGGATCGCGAACGGCGACTGGAAGCCCGGCGGCGCGATTCCGACCGAAGCAGAACTGGTCAAGGAGTTCGGCGTCGCGCGGATGACGGTGTCGCGCGCGCTGCGCGAGCTGACCGCCGAGCGCGTACTGACCCGCATCCAGGGCGCCGGTACGTTCGTCGAACGGCGGCATTACGAATCGACGGTGCTGGAAATCCGCAACATCGCGGACGAGATTGCGGAGCGCGGCCATCGGCACAGCGCGCGCGTGTTGCTGATCGAAAGCAGCGACGATCAGGAGGCGATCGAGGCGCTCGGGCTCCGTTCCGGGCCCGTGTTCCATTCGCGCATCGTGCATTACGAGGAAGGGGAACCGATCCAGTTTGAGGATCGGTACGTCAATCCGGCGTTGTTTCCCGCGTATCTGGAACAGGATTTCACGGTCGAGACGCCGAATCATTACATGGTGAGGCTTGCGCCGATCCAGCGCGCCGAGTTCCGGATCTATGCGCAGAAGCCCGACGCGCAGGTGCGCCGGCACCTCGTGATGGAAATCGGCGAGCCGTGCCTGTTGCTCAGGCGCCGCACGTGGGTCGGTGAGGATGTCGCGACGTCGGTGCGGTTGTGGCATCCGGCGTCGCGGTTTCATTTGGCGGGGAAGGTGTAG